The genome window GAACACGACCGCCGGCTAAGGATGGGAGGAAGCGAGGGATGATTGCTGGCTTGGGGATATATGATGGTTGGAATAATGCAATGAGGCTGTTTAGTGAAAGTCTCCAAGGTCTGTCTTGGCACCGGGGGTCTAGACCACCACCCTTGTCATCCTGTCCTTGGATCAATGACGTCACCCCACCTTTGACAGCCCCTCGTCCAGGAACGATCCGCTGTTCCCCTGTCGAGCTATCATGTATTCTGTTGTCTAGAACATTGCTTGATTTCCGCTCGACCTAGTTAACCTATTGTTTACAATACCACTCGATCACCTAGCTAGATTATTGCTCCTATGGGTCGACAAGAAAGAATCGCCCGGTCCATCGTCCGCGCCATCATCAGGACCAATGTCAATGGCACCAAAAAGAAAGCCAGCAACCCACTCGggatcctcctcgccctattctccgccttcttctccctctaCCAGCTGCTCATGAGAAAGATCCGCCCTGCCGACTTTGCCAAGCTGCGACGGGAGTACTGGGATGTCAGCGATGACGACTATGTCGACTCGTTCCGACCGCGGGAGGGCGCAAAGGATGAGGAGGCTTTGACTGCTATCGGGGACATGGGGTTCTCTGGTTCCGTAAGTAAAATTTTCTCTCCCTCCTGGGGATTTATCATGACAACGGACGTGCTGACCGCGAGACTACTTACTGGACAGACCTTTTACGCAACCACCGACCAAAAGTACCTCGTCAAGTCGGTCCCACGCCACTCCGAACATTCCTTCTTCCGCAACGATCTCCTGACCCCGTACGTCCAGCACATGGCTACGCATCCGCAGTCTTTGTTGGTCAGAATATGTGATTTCCTTGGCGCCTCAGGTGCTTCTATTGGAAGGATCCTCCGTCTCGCGCCTTCGCATCATATCGTCATGGAGAACATCATGTACGGCCGGGAGGAGGCTGAAAACAGGGGGGATGCCAAATGGGAGAACTGGGACCTGAAGCCAACGTCGTATTTCTACCCCGAACGAGATATTGCCGATGGCGCGCTCACGAGCGACGCAACCAAGGAGCAGCTGGCGGATGAGTTTCACGACAAGATTGTGCTCAGCCAGGAGCAGGCGGATGATTTGTTtgcgaggttggaggaggacacAAAGTTGCTGGCCGAGCACAACGCGGTAGATTATTCCTTGTTTTTGGTCAGGATGAAGCTGCCACGGGAGGAGGTCCAAGAGGAGGTGCAGCCGGAGGCGGCAAAGTCGGACTCGAACTTGGCGCCGCCAGAGGATGGGCCGTCGGTTCCGCCTCAGCCTCCGACGTGGAAGACGGGGGTTGCTTCAGCGGATGGAAAGTATGTTTATCGGGCTTCGATCTTGGACTTCTTTTGGGCGAAGCACAAGATCCAGCCGAGGTTCATGACGTTGCTGATTAACTTGTGGAATTTGTTGATTAGTAAGGATGGGCCGATGAGTATCACTACTACGCCGGAGGAGTACAGGGAGAGGTTTTTGAAGATGTGTAGGGGGTATGTGGACATCAAGAAGGACTGAGGATGAGTTTGGGATAGTATGCGTGTGTGGttccctcttttttttttttctgttctttCTCTCTGTATTAGATACCCCCCAAACCCGGTCATAGTTTGGCACACGAGAATGTTTAATGTCTTGATCTACTCTGTCGTTCCAGCCTCCTTGGTCACCCCCGTCTCCCCATCAGGCGCCATCTGCCTAAACATGGCCATCGGATCAAAAAACACCTCGACGCTCCCCAACTGCAGCTTGTCATTCACATCCGCCACCGCCACACCCTCAATATCGATATCCCCCCCGTGAGCCTTGATGGtaaccttctcccccttgtCGTTCGTCCCCACATAATCACCCTTCATGACACCCCAGTGCCTCCAGCgaaacaccaccctcggcGGACCGGCATacacctccagcacctcccaCGCAAAAGACGGCATCACCCTCTTGAATGTCTTGTGGCTGGCGTCAAAAGAGGAGTGAGCAGGGCAGTAGAACTCGTTGGGCTCGATGAGGGCGTTGTAGGTCCCGACCGAGAGCATTTGGGCTGCGGTTTGTGGAGGTGAGCCGTTGACGCGGAAGGTGTAGGACTGCGGGGAGGCGATGGTGCGCCATtcagggaggaggggtttgtaGCTGGCTTCGATTTCCCAGTTTTTGACGAGGTTTTCGACtaaggcggggagggaggtggctGGGTGGGTTGATTTTTTTgctggggcggggggggagagggtgggaagGGTTAGAAATGGGAGGacagggggggaaggtgggaAAAGGGACGGAACCTACTTTGGAGGTAGAATTGCCGGGTTTTGGTGTAGTCGGGGGGTTGGCCGTGGCGccaggttgtggaggggtcgGAGAGGACTGCGTCTGGGTTTAGGACGTAGTCtgggagggtgggagggggggttgaggtggaggacatTGTTTTGGAGTGAGAGTTGACACGGATGACGGGCGGTTGGGTGAGATaatgagatggaggaggaagagaggaatGATGGGAATGGGTATATATGCCCACTATCACAACCTACCTGCCTCGCACCACCCACCCGAGGATAGAGGTGTGATCGTCTTACTTCCCACAAGTTCCTCACTGGTGATAGACAACCGTTGGCAGTGCCACCGCAAGGACAGCTGACCTATAACAGCCTTTGGTCCCTGTACTATGCTCTCCTTCGGTACACCGGGACATTCTGTAAGCCACGGTAGGTAAGTGGTGTGTGGCCGTTGTGGGCCAACCAGGGGACAAGCAATGTCATCTTGGAACCATGGTAGAGGCATTCTTCAGACGCACGACCTAATTGCCGCATGCAGGGTCCCCAAAGTTCGATCCTGTACTGCACGGTAGCTGCATGCTAGCAATATGCTGACATTCGAGATGCGCCAACAGCATATCCCACAAATTCTGTGCGACATGCGAAGACGGGATAGTATGGGCAGAGATCACTCTGTCCTTCGGCATGGCGAAAAACATCAGAGAACTATTGTTGGGTTTGAAAGGGGCATAGGGAGACCCTGATATCCATGTGCTCTTTGAACAGAAGGCGGAGAGCAACACCGAATATGCTATGGTGATGCAAAGGTGACGTTGACTATATGACGATGGCTATCAGGTCACGGGTGGACATTACTCCGAACAAGCTCCTCTTAACCGGGAATTTGTGCAACCCGGCGAGTCGTAATACATCACTACCAACTGCATGAGCGCGTAGCAATGAGATCCGTGGACCGAAAAAGAGCGACGGAGGACTCTATTCCAAAGAAAATCTACAATCCAAATTGCCATCCAGCTAGACGAACTAGACTGAACAGACATGCGCCTTTTcacaccctcacccacccGCTCGACCCAGTCCAGAAACGCCAGCTCCAGTCATGCGAGGTCTCGATATAACGCAGCAACCTGTTTTGGTTCTATTGCTCTCTGAGGAGCCAcgaaacaagaaaaagactAACACGACCCAAGAAGAGCTTGTAAGGGATGCTTTGAGAAACTAAAAAGAGAACTGGTGATACAAACAAAAATTTGAGCAAGGAACCGTACGAGAGACAGTGTCAGTCATCCCATTCCTCATCGAGCTGATCAATTAGTCGATTCTCAGCGTCTCGACTGTGGCGTCTCCCACTTGGGGATCCGGACAGTGTATGGTACCCTCTCCTACGAGGGATCAGGCGGCCGCAGGATGAGGTCAATATGGTAAACATGTCCTACACCGTAGGTTAGCGGCTATAGTCCAAGGAAACCTAAGTATGACACCAAGACATACCACGATAAAGCTCCAGATGCCAGCCCACAGGCTGTAGTTGGGCAGCTGCCTCCAACCCCTGGCGTGGGCCACTGTGCGCTGGTAAAAGACACCTCCAACCACGTAGACCAAGACCGCGATGAAGAAGATAATGGCAAAGACACTGCCAGGCCCAACGCTACCAGGTTTGTGGGGCTCGGCGATAGAGCATGCGTGCATTGAACGGACCTCGAAGAAGTAGGCGCACTCATCCGGATCTGTGCCAACAAATGAAGCAGCCGTAGGTGTATCTGGGTCCCTGTCacaaaggaaagaaaatgTGGCCGACTTGCGACGTTGTGTTTTTGGCttctccttgcccttgtcctgcttgtcatcatcttcgtcctcctcatccttgtCTTTCGATGCACGCCTTGACTCGGCGTCTTCaccgtcgttgtcgttgtcgttgtcgttgtcgttgtcgtcgtcgtcgtcgtcgtcgtatTCATGGTACTTGTATGTCGCCCCGTCATGGACCTCCCATCTCTTTTCCCTGTTCTTTTCATCTGATAGACCACACGGGGATCCCCCTGTATATTGAAGGACAAGTTTGCGCCCTCGGGGTACTAGGTTTCCATCTGATAATCTGTCATGGATCGTCAGCGATGCTGCCGCCCCAAGCTGTTCCCAGTATAAGGGCGGTCTTACCCTAAAGCATATATTTTGCCCTTGGTTTCATAGTATGCGCTCACGTTCTTCCATAGATCCTTGTCGAGTCCGAcgacatcctccacctccttcacgACGGGACTGCAGAAGTTCAATGTAAAGTTTGAGCCATAATCCCAGCCTCTAGCCACATAATCGTCGACAGGCGAGCCCTTTGGTGGCTTCTCCCCCTCGGGTACAACTACTGCGGTGTCGGGTCGTAGGTCGAAGAAAgcgccggcgccggtggttgctgttgcgaCACAGGGTGTGACTACAGGCGTGGATGCGGTGGCTGTCTTTGTAGCCTCCTCGGCGACTGCCTTGCCACTCAGGACAGCAAGGGCGCAGAGAAGGAGGGCCCTGGATGGTGTTTGCCGATGCATGGCTGAGAATATTTGATGACGTCGAATTTCGAATGGAACGGAGGCGTTCGGTCAAGGATGTTGGGGCTTGCTTGGCTTCGGGATGCAGATGCGCGCGTTCGCGCCGAGTGGCAGGGGTTGGGCGAAATCGAGTGTTGTTGTTCACTGATGAAGTGTCGGTACACGAGGAAGCACAGGAGACAGTTGGCGACACGGGCGACGTCGTTCTCGATGTCGTGGCCgttggatgatggagggTTGCTCCCAAACGCGACCTTCACAGGTAACCGTTTTAGAAGCCGATGCCAACTGGGTCCTGGTCCAAGGAAAAAAGGGAGGCGTTGAATGGGAGCTGTGATTGGCTGCCCCAAGCACAAGGGGCTG of Podospora pseudopauciseta strain CBS 411.78 chromosome 7 map unlocalized CBS411.78m_7, whole genome shotgun sequence contains these proteins:
- a CDS encoding uncharacterized protein (EggNog:ENOG503NXIF; COG:P); this encodes MGRQERIARSIVRAIIRTNVNGTKKKASNPLGILLALFSAFFSLYQLLMRKIRPADFAKLRREYWDVSDDDYVDSFRPREGAKDEEALTAIGDMGFSGSTFYATTDQKYLVKSVPRHSEHSFFRNDLLTPYVQHMATHPQSLLVRICDFLGASGASIGRILRLAPSHHIVMENIMYGREEAENRGDAKWENWDLKPTSYFYPERDIADGALTSDATKEQLADEFHDKIVLSQEQADDLFARLEEDTKLLAEHNAVDYSLFLVRMKLPREEVQEEVQPEAAKSDSNLAPPEDGPSVPPQPPTWKTGVASADGKYVYRASILDFFWAKHKIQPRFMTLLINLWNLLISKDGPMSITTTPEEYRERFLKMCRGYVDIKKD
- a CDS encoding uncharacterized protein (EggNog:ENOG503NUIT) codes for the protein MSSTSTPPPTLPDYVLNPDAVLSDPSTTWRHGQPPDYTKTRQFYLQTTSLPALVENLVKNWEIEASYKPLLPEWRTIASPQSYTFRVNGSPPQTAAQMLSVGTYNALIEPNEFYCPAHSSFDASHKTFKRVMPSFAWEVLEVYAGPPRVVFRWRHWGVMKGDYVGTNDKGEKVTIKAHGGDIDIEGVAVADVNDKLQLGSVEVFFDPMAMFRQMAPDGETGVTKEAGTTE
- the MRL1 gene encoding Cation-independent mannose-6-phosphate receptor CI-MPR (EggNog:ENOG503NYY9; COG:T; COG:U) — translated: MHRQTPSRALLLCALAVLSGKAVAEEATKTATASTPVVTPCVATATTGAGAFFDLRPDTAVVVPEGEKPPKGSPVDDYVARGWDYGSNFTLNFCSPVVKEVEDVVGLDKDLWKNVSAYYETKGKIYALGLSDGNLVPRGRKLVLQYTGGSPCGLSDEKNREKRWEVHDGATYKYHEYDDDDDDDNDNDNDNDNDGEDAESRRASKDKDEEDEDDDKQDKGKEKPKTQRRKSATFSFLCDRDPDTPTAASFVGTDPDECAYFFEVRSMHACSIAEPHKPGSVGPGSVFAIIFFIAVLVYVVGGVFYQRTVAHARGWRQLPNYSLWAGIWSFIVDMFTILTSSCGRLIPRRRGYHTLSGSPSGRRHSRDAENRLIDQLDEEWDD